The Thiobacter sp. AK1 genomic interval CGCTGCGCGGGTACCGCAAAGCCGGTGAGGAGGGCATAGGCGAAGGCCGCGGTTACACCGCCGATGAGCGCGACTTTCTTCGCGGGCCACAGCTGGGTCAGGCGCGCGCTTCGCCGCCATCCCCACTGGACCAGGGCGAACACAAGCCCCGAAAAGAGCGTGACGTGCAGCCCGGAAATGGCCACCAGATGATTGATTCCGGTGCGGGTGAACACCCGCCACTGATCTTGGGGAATGCTCCCCTGATCGCCGATGGCAAGGGCGATCAGAACGCCTGCATACGGCGCGCCCGCCAACGCCTCACGCATTTGACGGGCGATGTGGTCCCGGGCCCGTTCCACCAAATAGGCGGGGCGAATGACCAAGCTGTCGATGCGGAAGTTCTCGGGGTCTTTGCGCACGTAGCCGGTGGCACGGATGCCGCGCTCCAGCAGATAGTATTCGTAATCGAAGCCGTAGGGATTGGCCGTGCCATGGGGCCGCTTCAGGCGCACACGGAACTGCCAGCGCTCGCCAGCACGCAGCCGCGCTGGATCGAGATGTGCGCCTTCCTCCGCTTCCTCGCCGCGCCGGAACCAGAAGAGCTGGATGCCATGCGGCACCTGTGCGCCCGGGGTGAGCACCTGTTCCACGTCGAAGGCAAAACGCAATCCTCGTTCGCTCACCTGGGGCAGTCCCGCCACGACCCCCACGACCTGGATGTCGCGTCCTTCCCACGCCGGGGGCAAAGTATCCGCCAGCCGGAGCGCCGCACGCCAGCCGGCATAGGAGTAGCCCGCAGCAAAAGCTGCGGCCAGTAGCATGATCCACGCAAGCAGGCGGCTATGCGGGAGCAGCGCCAGCCCTGCGACCACAGCGGGCACGATCCAGAGGGCGGCTGTCCAGCTCGGCAGCAGCGCCTGCTGCTGCAACCACGCAACGCCCAGGACAAACGCTACAATGAGCGCTCTCACATCGCCCCCATGAAGCATCACCTGCGTAAATATCTCCCCGACGCCAAGCATGTGCGCGAACACCGCGCGGTGCGCTGGCTGGCTCCCCTCCTCCATCACCCCAACCTCTGGCACTTTAACCGCCGGTCGGTGGCGGGCGGCGTGGCGGTGGGACTGTTCACCGGCCTCATCCCGGGACCGGTGCAGATGCTGTTTGCCGCGATTCTCTCGGTGGTGTTCCGGGTAAACCTACCCGTGGCGGTACTCACCACCCTCTACACCAACCCGTTCACCTTCGTGCCCCTGTACTTGATCGCCTACAAGATCGGGCGCTGGATCTATCCCAACTCCGGCCCCCAGGTATCTGGCTTCGAGTTCGACTGGCAGGGCAACTGGCTGGCGGCCATTCCCGCCTTCTTCCATTGGGTCGCCTCGCTGGGCCCCACACTGCTGGTTGGCGTGCTGATCCTGGGCGCCAGCCTGGCGCTTCTCGGCTACTTTACGGTGCGCCTGCTGTGGCGGCTGGGAGTGGTGCTCCAGTGGCGGCGCCGCCAACGCAGGAATGTACCACGGTCATGACGCAAGCATCATGACCCTGGCAGCAGCCGAAAGAGCCGGAACTAAGGAAATACAACGAAGCAGTATTAGACGGCGGCAGTCAACGCCAAACGAACGTTAGACGCGACATTCGCCCGCGAACTGGACCTCGCCGCTCTCGTCCACGCTCTCGAGATAGACGTCGTAGCCCCAGAGGCGGGCGATATGTTTGAGCATTTCCGGCGTGGTTTCGCCCAAGGGCCGGCGCTCGTGCATGAAGTGGCGCAGGGTGAGGGAGCGGTCGCCGTAGAGGTCCACCTCCCACACTTGGATGTTGGGTTCGCGCTGACCTAGGTTGTATTGATCGGCGAGCCAGCGCCGCACCTGCTGATAACCGGCCTCGTCGTGGATGGCTGCCACTTCCAGTTGCTCTTCGCGGTCGTCGTCCGCCACGGCGAACAGGCGCATCTCGCGGATGAGGTGCGGCGAGAGATATTGGGCGATGAAGCTTTCGTCCTTGAAGTTGCGCATGGCGAAGTCCAATACCTTGCGCCAGTCGGCGCCCGCCAGCTCTGGGAACCAGCGGCGGTCTTCCTCCGTGGGGTGCTCGCAAATGCGGCGGATGTCGCGGAATAAGTTGAAGCCCAGCGCGTAAGGATTGATGCCGCTATACGCCCGGCTGTAGAAGGGCGGTTGATAGACGACATTCGTGTGGGACTGCAGGAACTCGATCATGAAGCCATCGGTGAGCCGCCCCTCCTCGTAGAGATGGTTGAGCAGGGTGTAATGCCAGAAGGTTGCCCAACCCTCGTTCATCACCTGGGTCTGGCGCTGCGGGTAGAAATACTGGGCGATCTTGCGCACGATGCGCACGAGCTCCCGCTGCCAGGGCGCGAGGCGCGGCGCGTGTTTTTCGATGAAGTAAAGCAGGTTCTCCTGCGGCTCGGCCGGGAAGCGTTCCTCCCGTTGCTCCCGCTCAGCGGCTTCCTTCACCGGCAGGGTGCGCCAGAGTAGGTTCACCTGCGATTGCAGATATTCCTCCCGTTCACGTTGGCGCGCCTGCTCCTTGGCCATCGACAGCCGCGCCGGACGCTTGTAGCGGTCCACGCCATAGTTCATCAGCGCATGACAGGAATCAAGGATTTCCTCTACTGCTTCTTCGCCATAACGTTCCTCGCACTCGGCGACGAAGTTGCGCGCAAAAACCAGGTAATCCAAGATGGCCTCGGCATCGGTCCAGGTGCGGAACAGGTAGTTGCCCTTGAAGAAGGAGTTGTGGCCGTAGCAGGCATGGGCGATTACCAGTGCCTGCATGGTCATGGTGTTCTCCTCCATCAGATAGGCGATGCAGGGGTTGGAATTGATGACAATCTCGTAGGCGAGCCCCATCTGTCCCCGTTTGTAGCTCTTCTGTGTGGCCATGAAGTGCTTGCCGAAGGACCAGTGGTGGTAGCCCACGGGCATGCCCACAGAAGAGTAGGCATCGATCATCTGTTCCGAGGTGATGATCTCGATCTGGTTGGGATAGGTATCCAGCCCATAATGAGCCGCGACGCGAGCGATCTCCCGGTCATAGGCGCGCAGGAGATCGAAGTTCCAGTCGGAGCCTTCGGAAATGGGTCGGCGTTCACCCACGGGCGCGTCCTCCTTCATGACGTGACCTTCTTGCGGAACAGTTCGCGGAACACGGGGTAGATGTCCTCCAAGCCGCGGATGCGCTGCATGGCGAACTGGTGGGCATAAAGCGACTTCACGTATTCGTACTCGTGCCACAGGCTCTGGGGATGTTCCGACTCGATCTCCACATAGGCGTAGTACTGCACCACGGGCAGGATGGAGTGGAGCAGAAGGTCGCGGCAGCGCGGCGAATCCCCTTCCCAATTGTCGCCGTCTGACGCCTGGGCGCAGTAGATGTTCCAAGCAGCGCTGGGATAGCGCTCACGGATGATCTCGTACATGAGCTCCAGCGCACTGGATGCCACCGTACCGCCCGTTTCCCGCGAATGGAAAAAGTCCTCTTCGTCCACTTCCATGGCCACGGTGTGGTGGCGAATGAACACCAGGTCGATCTTTTCGTAGCTGCGGGTGAGGAACAGGTAGAGCAGCATGAAGAAGCGCTTGGCGATGTTTTTGCGCTGCTCGTCCATGGAGCCCGACACGTCCATGATGCAAAACATCACTGCCTGACTAGTGGGCTGGGGCTGATCGATGCGGTGGGCATAGCGCAGGTCCCAAGTATCCAGGAAAGGAACCGCCGCCACCCGCGCGCGCAGATCCTCGATCTCCTCACGCAGTGCCTCGGCTTCAGGGCTGGCAGCGAGACCCCGCGCCTTAAGTTCCTCTAGCGCCTCTTCCGCCTCACGCAGGCGGTGCCGCGCGCCAGCGGACATGGCGAGCCGGCGGCCTATGGCCTGTTTCATGGAACGCACCACGTGCAGGTTCGCGGGATTGCCCTGGCTCACGAAGCCGGCCCGCACACGCTTGACCTCCGGCACGGCGGTGAGCTGCTTCTTCACCAGATCGGGCAAGGCCAGGTCCTCGAAGAAGTAATTCATGAACTCTTCGCGTGAGAGCTCGAACACAAATTCGTCCAAGCCTTCACCATCGGGCGAGCCCCCGCCGCCGCCCTGGCCCGCGCCGCCTTCGGGACGGTCGATGCGGTCGCCGGTGACGAACTCGCGGTTGCCCGGATGGACGATGACCCGCCGGCCACCCGGACCGTGATGGAAAACCGGCTCCGAGAGATCTTTCGCGGGGATGGAAATTTTCTCGCCCCGTTCTAGGTCGGCCACCTTACGGCCTGACACCGCCTCCCGCACCGCCTGCCGAATCTGGCTCTTGAAACGGCGCAGGAAGCGCTGGCGATTGACGGCGCTGCGATTCTTGCCAGAGAGACGGCGATCGACGAACTGACTCATGCCGGCGGCCTTAGGAGGTTTTCCTCGCACGCAGATACCATTCGGCCAAGAGGCGCACCTGTTTCTCCGTGTAGCCCTTGGCCACCATGCGCTGCACGAATTCCTGGTGCTTCTTCTGCTCCTCGCTGGACGCCTTGGCGTTGAAGGAAATCACGGGCAGCAGGTCCTCGGTGCTGGAAAACATGCGCTTCTCGATCACCGCGCGCAGCTTCTCGTAACTCGTCCAGGCCGGGTTCTTGCCGTGGTTCTGGGCCCGCGCCCGTAGCACGAAATTCACCACTTCGTGGCGGAAATCCTTGGGATTGGCGATCCCGGCGGGTTTCTCGATCTTCTCCAGCTCGGCGTTGAGTTGGGCGCGGTCCAGCATCTCACCCGTATCCGGGTCGCGGTATTCCTGATCCTGGATCCACATGTCGGCATAGGTGACATAGCGGTCGAAGATGTTCTGCCCATACTCAGAATAGGACTCGAGGTAAGCCGTCTGCAGTTCCTTCTCGATGAACTCCACGTAACGGGGCGCCAGGTATTCCTTGATGAACGCAATGTAGCGACTCTCCACCTCAGGCGGCAGCTGCTCCTGCTCGATCTGGTTTTCCAGCACGTAGAGCAGATGCACCGGGTTGGCAGCGATCTCGCTGTGGTCGAAGTTGAACACCTTGGACAAGATCTTGAAGGCGAAGCGCGTGGAAATCCCGGTCATGCCCTCGTCCACGCCAGCGAAGTCGCGGTATTCCTGGTAGCTCTTGGCTTTGGGATCGGTGTCCTTCAGGTTCTCGCCGTCGTACACGCGCATCTTGCTATAGATGCTGGAATTCTCGGGCTCCTTGAGGCGGGTGAGCACCGAGAACTGCGCCAGCATGGTGAGCGTGCCCGGTGCACAGGGCGCCTCCGCGAGCGAGCTGTTCCTGAGCAGTTTCTCGTAGATCTTCACCTCGTCCGATACGCGCAGGCAGTAGGGCACCTTGACGATGTAGATGCGGTCGAGGAAGGCTTCGTTGTTCTTGTTGTTCTTGAAGGCCTGCCATTCGCTTTCGTTGGAGTGGGCGAGGATGATGCCATCGAAAGGGATGGCGCCAAAACCCTCGGTGCCCTTGTAGTTGCCTTCCTGGGTCGCCGTGAGCAGGGGATGCAGCACCTTGATCGGCGCCTTGAACATCTCCACGAATTCCAGCAGGCCCTGGTTGGCCAGGCACAGGCCGCCCGAGTAGCTGTAAGCATCCGGATCGTCCTGGGAGTATTTCTCCAGCTTGCGAATATCCACTTTGCCCACCAGGGAGGAAATGTCCTGGTTGTTTTCGTCGCCGGGTTCGGTCTTGGCAATTCCCACCTGGCCCAGCACCGAAGGCCAGCGCTTGACCACACGAAACTTGGTGATGTCGCCGTTGTACTCGTGCAGCCGCTTGACCGCCCAGGGCGAGAGCACCTTGTTCAGGTAACGGCGGGGGATGCCGTATTCCTGC includes:
- a CDS encoding DUF2062 domain-containing protein yields the protein MREQRQPCDHSGHDPEGGCPARQQRLLLQPRNAQDKRYNERSHIAPMKHHLRKYLPDAKHVREHRAVRWLAPLLHHPNLWHFNRRSVAGGVAVGLFTGLIPGPVQMLFAAILSVVFRVNLPVAVLTTLYTNPFTFVPLYLIAYKIGRWIYPNSGPQVSGFEFDWQGNWLAAIPAFFHWVASLGPTLLVGVLILGASLALLGYFTVRLLWRLGVVLQWRRRQRRNVPRS
- a CDS encoding SpoVR family protein; amino-acid sequence: MKEDAPVGERRPISEGSDWNFDLLRAYDREIARVAAHYGLDTYPNQIEIITSEQMIDAYSSVGMPVGYHHWSFGKHFMATQKSYKRGQMGLAYEIVINSNPCIAYLMEENTMTMQALVIAHACYGHNSFFKGNYLFRTWTDAEAILDYLVFARNFVAECEERYGEEAVEEILDSCHALMNYGVDRYKRPARLSMAKEQARQREREEYLQSQVNLLWRTLPVKEAAEREQREERFPAEPQENLLYFIEKHAPRLAPWQRELVRIVRKIAQYFYPQRQTQVMNEGWATFWHYTLLNHLYEEGRLTDGFMIEFLQSHTNVVYQPPFYSRAYSGINPYALGFNLFRDIRRICEHPTEEDRRWFPELAGADWRKVLDFAMRNFKDESFIAQYLSPHLIREMRLFAVADDDREEQLEVAAIHDEAGYQQVRRWLADQYNLGQREPNIQVWEVDLYGDRSLTLRHFMHERRPLGETTPEMLKHIARLWGYDVYLESVDESGEVQFAGECRV
- a CDS encoding YeaH/YhbH family protein — encoded protein: MSQFVDRRLSGKNRSAVNRQRFLRRFKSQIRQAVREAVSGRKVADLERGEKISIPAKDLSEPVFHHGPGGRRVIVHPGNREFVTGDRIDRPEGGAGQGGGGGSPDGEGLDEFVFELSREEFMNYFFEDLALPDLVKKQLTAVPEVKRVRAGFVSQGNPANLHVVRSMKQAIGRRLAMSAGARHRLREAEEALEELKARGLAASPEAEALREEIEDLRARVAAVPFLDTWDLRYAHRIDQPQPTSQAVMFCIMDVSGSMDEQRKNIAKRFFMLLYLFLTRSYEKIDLVFIRHHTVAMEVDEEDFFHSRETGGTVASSALELMYEIIRERYPSAAWNIYCAQASDGDNWEGDSPRCRDLLLHSILPVVQYYAYVEIESEHPQSLWHEYEYVKSLYAHQFAMQRIRGLEDIYPVFRELFRKKVTS
- a CDS encoding PrkA family serine protein kinase; translation: MSLFSQYIARYRREEEEYSLDEYLNLCKNDRMAYASAAERMLAAIGEPELIDTRQDPRLSRIFSNKVIKRYPAFKDFYGMEETIEQIVSYFRHAAQGLEEKKQILYLLGPVGGGKSSLAEKLKHLMERVPFYALKGSPVNDSPLALFSADEDGEILEQEYGIPRRYLNKVLSPWAVKRLHEYNGDITKFRVVKRWPSVLGQVGIAKTEPGDENNQDISSLVGKVDIRKLEKYSQDDPDAYSYSGGLCLANQGLLEFVEMFKAPIKVLHPLLTATQEGNYKGTEGFGAIPFDGIILAHSNESEWQAFKNNKNNEAFLDRIYIVKVPYCLRVSDEVKIYEKLLRNSSLAEAPCAPGTLTMLAQFSVLTRLKEPENSSIYSKMRVYDGENLKDTDPKAKSYQEYRDFAGVDEGMTGISTRFAFKILSKVFNFDHSEIAANPVHLLYVLENQIEQEQLPPEVESRYIAFIKEYLAPRYVEFIEKELQTAYLESYSEYGQNIFDRYVTYADMWIQDQEYRDPDTGEMLDRAQLNAELEKIEKPAGIANPKDFRHEVVNFVLRARAQNHGKNPAWTSYEKLRAVIEKRMFSSTEDLLPVISFNAKASSEEQKKHQEFVQRMVAKGYTEKQVRLLAEWYLRARKTS